A stretch of DNA from Pseudomonadota bacterium:
GCTCAGAATCGGATAATGTCCATCTTTTTATAAAACCCCCATTTTTCCTGAATAAGGCAAGTTCAATATCTACGGTGATGTTCTTTTCAATCACAATCCCATCTTTGTTCATGGTAGAAGGTATTATCCTGACATTCTGTATAGTCCCTTCTATGTAACCATCTGAGCCTTCCTTATTTATTTGAAAAAGTCCTGTAGAAATAAGTTCCCTCGTAAAGGCGTCTGTCACATACATAGAAGCATGGGGTTCATATGTTCTGTTTTTAAATACAGGGACATAGAGAGATTTTATATCCCCACCGAAGATACCCTTTTCCTGCACCAACTGGTATCCACAGGAAAGAAGCATTGAAACCGTGAGGATGATTAAACACAGTTTTTTTATAGGGCTTAATATCATGGGCATAGGTAATCCTTTCATTCTGCAATCTAACTAAATAGTCCCGCCACTGGCGGGATTAGTAAATAGTATTTAGTAACTGTTCACTATCAACTATACACTATTCATTGAATTTAAACACACACTATATTTACAAGTTTATTCGGAACAACTATAGTCTTTTTTATCTCTTTCCCATCAATATATCTTTTTATCTTATCAAGGGAGTATACAATATCTATTAATCTTGGCTCCTCAATGTCACGCTCTACTTCCAATCTATCCCTTAATTTACCATTCACCTCAACAACAATTACGACCCTTTCTTCTTTCACATATGCCTCTTTATATCCAGGCCAGGGCCTTTTGATAAAATGTCTATCCTCACCGAGCATCCCCCACAGTTCTTCTGTAATATGCGGGACAAAGGGAAAAAGAAGTGTTATCACGGTTTCAATAGCTCCCTTTAATATCTTTAAGGCTTCTAAATCCTTCCTATCCTTTTCGAGAAACTTGTATATTGTATTTACAAGCTCCATTATGCTCGCTATAGCCGTATTTAAA
This window harbors:
- a CDS encoding LptE family protein codes for the protein MKGLPMPMILSPIKKLCLIILTVSMLLSCGYQLVQEKGIFGGDIKSLYVPVFKNRTYEPHASMYVTDAFTRELISTGLFQINKEGSDGYIEGTIQNVRIIPSTMNKDGIVIEKNITVDIELALFRKNGGFIKRWTLSDSEPYRVDNLAYEDYNKREAMRRISGRLARRFSSFLLVDY